From the Fibrobacter sp. UWR3 genome, one window contains:
- a CDS encoding iron-containing alcohol dehydrogenase: MENFNFYSPTEFVFGMDRENECGALVKKYGGTKVLIHYGGGSAVRSGLIDRVKASLDAAGIPHVELGGVKPNPHDSLVYKGIEIVRQNGIDFILAVGGGSTIDSSKAIAMGAVYDGDFWDFYDGKASAARALPIGVVQTIAAAGSEGSGDSVITKEDGMLKRGASSEHIRPKFAVQNPALLCTLPAYQTACGITDIMAHVFERYFTNTLEVEVTDRLCEAVLLTMVKEGPRAIADPANYQVRANIMWAGTVAHNGVVGCGRSQDWNSHAIEHELSALYDCAHGAGLAVIMPAWMEYVVDHNVMRFAQMATRVFGCQMNFENPKATALEGIKAFRRFLHSIGMPINFAELGAKEDDIPKMVEKLNPGDGWGFVPLKAKDVTEIYKIAAHATL; the protein is encoded by the coding sequence ATGGAAAATTTCAATTTCTACAGCCCCACGGAATTTGTATTCGGCATGGACCGCGAAAATGAATGCGGTGCGCTTGTCAAGAAGTACGGCGGCACGAAGGTGCTGATCCATTACGGTGGTGGCTCTGCGGTGCGTTCGGGGCTCATCGACCGCGTGAAGGCGAGCCTGGATGCGGCTGGTATCCCGCATGTGGAACTTGGCGGCGTGAAGCCGAACCCGCACGATTCGCTCGTGTACAAGGGCATCGAGATTGTCCGCCAGAACGGCATAGACTTTATCCTTGCTGTGGGCGGCGGCTCTACGATTGATAGTTCCAAGGCCATTGCGATGGGTGCTGTTTATGATGGCGATTTCTGGGACTTTTACGATGGCAAGGCCTCGGCGGCGCGCGCGCTCCCGATTGGCGTGGTGCAGACCATTGCGGCCGCCGGTTCCGAAGGTAGCGGCGACTCCGTAATTACCAAGGAAGACGGCATGCTTAAGCGTGGCGCCAGCAGCGAACATATCCGCCCGAAGTTTGCGGTGCAGAATCCGGCACTCCTTTGCACGTTGCCCGCCTACCAGACGGCCTGCGGCATTACCGACATCATGGCCCACGTCTTTGAACGCTACTTCACGAACACGCTCGAAGTGGAAGTGACTGATCGCCTGTGCGAAGCTGTGCTTTTGACGATGGTGAAGGAGGGCCCGCGCGCCATTGCCGACCCCGCCAACTACCAGGTGCGTGCGAACATCATGTGGGCGGGGACGGTAGCCCACAACGGCGTTGTGGGCTGCGGGCGCAGTCAGGACTGGAACAGCCACGCCATCGAGCACGAACTTTCGGCGCTTTACGACTGCGCCCATGGCGCGGGGCTTGCGGTCATCATGCCTGCCTGGATGGAATACGTGGTAGACCACAACGTGATGCGCTTTGCCCAGATGGCTACCCGCGTGTTCGGCTGTCAGATGAACTTCGAGAACCCGAAGGCCACCGCCCTCGAGGGCATCAAGGCCTTCCGCCGCTTCCTGCATTCCATCGGCATGCCGATTAACTTCGCCGAACTCGGCGCGAAGGAAGATGACATCCCGAAGATGGTCGAAAAGCTGAACCCGGGCGATGGCTGGGGCTTCGTGCCGCTCAAGGCGAAGGACGTGACTGAGATTTACAAGATCGCAGCACACGCGACGCTATAA
- a CDS encoding InlB B-repeat-containing protein has translation MKCLYSFLLLLSLAGFGFAAVGDTLTITYYLNGGVNDPANPDSYVVIKADSSECAITLQDPTREGSRFLGWFKEAPTGVFYDAPQKSISRCSGDKYTLTALWAPAVKEPQLSVDSCYQITSKEELYAIPKLSTFACLELQNDIVVNENLLDAEGNPDSTRNDIMYWLPFAFGGIFEGNGHTISGLYTKKQYEAGFFSKLYEGAGKPPVVRNLGIKDSYFEGTRYAGGIVGYIDQSAHLVNVFSEATVVARGNAGGIAGAIISEEDWSCLCAPPPLAKPALAKPEWPTMNPSNVTQIINAYNAGRVSGASSLYDGTGGIVGQAQDLTLENVFNIGTVSDSGDAIFGLHNLEWCFYDSSRHHVEIKNTYYAGDGAAQYGGSKATADEFRDGTVLGKLQEGTYGAAWEQSVGVDPYPVLSSKVKYYLDYKLNGGVNSDQNPKYYTGDSSVILANPTKEGDTFEGWFADSLYKERIDTIKAGTKKYYTLYARWESEYFVTYVANGGMEPEINPSRWSSDSAAYTLKGLEKVGYTFDGWYADSTFKTLVKELAKEHHDDITLYAKWITNNYKITYHLNGGENDPVNPATFNFDTDITLKEPTRKGFIFVGWFDKLTYSSEIKSFGKTSYYSRDFDLYAHWYPEPKKPAKNENGCYILSDRNELYWFALYTSNKLDSVKVTETHPCAWQKNDIVVNDALVDGDSNWVDGIVLWHPIGILSRGDTTPVYQSNGHSISGLFVNDYYSQSVWEEFFWHPDDAGTFPKFVNSCVNTNNGTIWSSGIRQSLREVSKTLSFGVNAAGRLLQVYGAHAGSKVNVFDMQGRVIAKGLVGSTGNVALEMRRAGSYLVQVGRQAHRVNVK, from the coding sequence ATGAAGTGTTTGTATTCCTTTTTATTGCTGTTGTCGTTGGCTGGCTTCGGCTTTGCCGCGGTAGGCGACACGCTGACTATCACCTATTACCTGAACGGGGGCGTGAATGACCCCGCGAACCCGGATAGCTATGTCGTCATAAAAGCAGATTCTAGCGAATGCGCGATTACGCTCCAAGACCCGACCCGCGAAGGTTCCCGGTTTCTGGGCTGGTTTAAAGAAGCTCCCACTGGTGTTTTTTACGACGCTCCCCAAAAAAGTATATCCCGTTGCAGTGGAGACAAATACACGCTAACAGCGCTTTGGGCCCCTGCAGTCAAGGAACCCCAGTTAAGTGTTGACAGCTGTTACCAAATCACCTCCAAGGAGGAACTTTACGCCATCCCCAAACTTTCCACCTTTGCTTGCTTAGAACTCCAGAACGATATCGTGGTCAACGAAAATCTGCTGGATGCGGAAGGGAACCCGGACTCCACCCGCAATGACATCATGTACTGGCTGCCTTTTGCATTTGGCGGAATATTTGAGGGCAACGGCCACACCATTTCGGGGCTTTATACAAAAAAACAGTATGAAGCCGGGTTTTTCTCTAAGCTTTATGAAGGCGCCGGCAAGCCCCCCGTCGTAAGGAACTTGGGTATTAAGGATTCCTATTTTGAAGGTACCCGTTATGCAGGAGGTATTGTCGGCTATATAGACCAGTCGGCGCATCTTGTCAATGTTTTTAGCGAGGCGACGGTTGTCGCGCGCGGTAACGCCGGCGGCATTGCCGGTGCAATTATAAGCGAGGAAGACTGGTCGTGCCTTTGTGCTCCGCCTCCCTTGGCAAAGCCTGCCCTAGCAAAGCCCGAATGGCCCACGATGAACCCGAGCAACGTGACTCAGATTATCAACGCCTACAATGCTGGCCGCGTTTCCGGTGCATCTAGCCTATATGATGGAACCGGAGGCATTGTCGGTCAAGCGCAGGATTTAACCCTCGAGAACGTATTCAATATCGGAACTGTTTCTGATAGCGGCGATGCCATTTTTGGCCTTCATAATCTTGAATGGTGTTTCTATGACAGTTCCCGCCATCATGTTGAAATCAAGAACACCTACTATGCCGGCGATGGGGCCGCCCAATACGGTGGATCAAAGGCGACTGCGGACGAATTCAGGGACGGGACCGTTCTAGGGAAATTGCAGGAGGGCACCTATGGTGCCGCATGGGAACAAAGCGTGGGCGTAGATCCATACCCGGTTTTAAGTTCTAAGGTGAAGTATTACCTTGATTACAAACTGAACGGCGGCGTGAACAGCGATCAAAATCCCAAGTACTACACGGGCGATTCCTCCGTTATTTTGGCAAATCCCACAAAGGAGGGCGACACCTTTGAAGGGTGGTTTGCCGACAGCCTGTATAAGGAACGGATTGACACCATCAAGGCCGGTACCAAAAAATACTACACCCTTTACGCCAGGTGGGAGAGCGAATATTTTGTCACCTATGTTGCCAATGGCGGCATGGAGCCCGAAATCAATCCCTCGCGCTGGTCCTCGGATTCCGCGGCCTATACATTAAAGGGGCTTGAAAAAGTAGGCTACACTTTTGACGGCTGGTATGCCGATTCCACGTTCAAAACGCTTGTGAAAGAGCTTGCGAAGGAACACCACGACGATATCACGTTATATGCAAAGTGGATAACGAACAACTATAAGATCACGTACCACTTGAACGGTGGCGAGAATGACCCCGTTAATCCGGCAACATTCAATTTCGACACCGACATCACCTTAAAAGAACCGACCCGTAAAGGCTTTATTTTTGTAGGTTGGTTTGACAAACTCACTTATTCCAGCGAAATCAAGAGTTTCGGGAAAACATCCTACTACAGCCGCGATTTCGACCTTTATGCGCACTGGTATCCCGAACCCAAGAAGCCCGCCAAAAACGAAAACGGCTGCTACATCCTCTCGGATCGCAATGAACTGTACTGGTTTGCATTGTATACGAGCAACAAGCTTGATAGCGTCAAGGTTACGGAAACCCATCCCTGCGCCTGGCAGAAAAACGACATTGTCGTCAATGACGCCCTCGTGGACGGCGACAGCAACTGGGTGGACGGAATTGTACTGTGGCACCCCATTGGCATACTGAGCAGGGGCGACACCACTCCTGTTTATCAATCCAACGGCCACAGCATTTCGGGACTGTTTGTCAACGATTATTACAGCCAGTCCGTATGGGAAGAATTTTTCTGGCATCCGGATGATGCGGGCACCTTCCCAAAATTCGTAAACAGTTGCGTAAACACAAACAATGGTACCATCTGGTCGAGTGGTATAAGGCAATCGCTTCGCGAAGTTTCCAAGACGCTTTCGTTCGGCGTCAATGCCGCGGGTCGCCTGCTGCAAGTCTATGGCGCCCATGCGGGCTCAAAGGTAAACGTGTTCGATATGCAGGGCCGGGTAATTGCCAAGGGGCTGGTGGGCTCCACTGGAAACGTTGCGCTCGAAATGCGTCGTGCCGGCAGTTATCTGGTTCAAGTGGGCCGCCAGGCGCACAGGGTCAATGTGAAATAG
- a CDS encoding glycosyl hydrolase 53 family protein, translating into MGYKQGCFRVRHLCRFGCVAAMAAAGALFVACGGDSDRGAGYDYEIVGDSSAGMSLPDLGGSSDVAAISSSSDVSQSSEFPQSSDNPPAGSSEGPLSSSVPLPPFASSSSYLWDSYFSSSSIRITPRSSSGMEPPRSSAHEPPPSSSSKIPQSSASESPLSFGFYTGADISTVQEYERFGAKFFDVDGTEKDIFTLLKDHGFNAIRLKTFVSPKAKYGYAAAGCDHDAEAYADKDHIVAYAQKIKAAGMAFLLDIHYSDNWADPGKQIIPERWRKVNSSDALADSVYAYTLDLMNALKQVGVVPEMVQIGNETTPGILVHVPNSSTNCWGDNVDKASAAIAGDMSTSSGKANAAKYFKAGIKAVKDVSPNTKTVLHIERIRQANTVTWWMTEIFKNQKVPADVMGFSAYTAYGDKAPDDWKSLFQTVTSSYPNLEFIVAEYNGGDAENHYNFDGSRKRTTEMVKGLDRWIGTFFWEPTLGGAWGPALFDWKGSNLQANSKAFEEFPMR; encoded by the coding sequence ATGGGATACAAACAGGGTTGTTTTAGAGTGCGGCACTTGTGCCGTTTTGGGTGTGTCGCGGCGATGGCTGCGGCTGGGGCTCTTTTCGTTGCATGCGGCGGTGATTCCGACCGCGGTGCCGGTTACGACTACGAAATCGTGGGGGATTCCTCTGCGGGCATGTCCTTGCCCGATTTGGGCGGCTCCTCCGATGTTGCGGCAATCTCGTCATCTTCGGATGTCTCGCAGTCTTCCGAATTCCCGCAGTCTTCCGACAATCCCCCCGCAGGTTCGTCCGAAGGGCCGCTCTCTTCTTCTGTACCGCTTCCGCCCTTTGCTTCATCTTCGTCTTATTTGTGGGATTCGTATTTCAGTTCCAGTTCGATCCGTATCACTCCGCGTTCTTCTTCGGGCATGGAACCCCCGCGCTCCTCGGCGCATGAACCTCCGCCTTCGTCCTCGTCTAAAATTCCGCAGTCCTCCGCTTCCGAATCGCCGCTCAGTTTCGGTTTCTACACCGGTGCAGACATCTCGACCGTGCAGGAATACGAACGCTTCGGCGCGAAGTTCTTCGACGTTGACGGAACCGAAAAGGACATTTTTACGCTCCTCAAGGACCACGGCTTCAACGCCATCCGTTTAAAGACTTTCGTGAGCCCCAAGGCAAAGTACGGCTATGCCGCTGCGGGTTGCGACCACGATGCAGAAGCCTATGCCGACAAGGACCACATCGTCGCCTACGCGCAAAAAATCAAGGCTGCGGGCATGGCGTTCTTGCTCGATATCCACTACAGCGACAACTGGGCCGATCCCGGCAAGCAGATTATTCCCGAGCGCTGGCGCAAGGTGAACAGCTCCGACGCCCTTGCCGATTCCGTGTATGCCTACACTCTTGACCTGATGAATGCGCTCAAGCAGGTGGGGGTGGTTCCCGAGATGGTGCAGATTGGCAACGAGACCACGCCGGGCATCCTCGTTCACGTGCCGAACAGCAGTACGAACTGCTGGGGCGACAATGTGGACAAGGCCTCCGCCGCGATTGCCGGCGATATGAGCACCTCGAGCGGCAAGGCGAACGCGGCGAAGTACTTCAAGGCGGGCATCAAGGCCGTCAAGGATGTTTCGCCGAATACCAAGACTGTGCTGCACATCGAACGCATACGCCAGGCGAATACCGTCACCTGGTGGATGACGGAAATATTCAAGAACCAGAAGGTCCCCGCCGACGTGATGGGATTCTCCGCCTACACGGCGTATGGCGACAAGGCTCCCGATGACTGGAAATCGCTCTTCCAGACGGTCACTTCAAGCTATCCGAATCTTGAATTCATCGTCGCGGAATACAACGGTGGCGATGCGGAGAACCACTACAATTTTGACGGTTCGCGCAAGCGCACGACCGAGATGGTGAAGGGGCTCGACCGCTGGATAGGCACGTTCTTCTGGGAACCGACGCTCGGCGGCGCCTGGGGCCCCGCGCTCTTCGACTGGAAGGGTAGCAACCTGCAGGCGAACAGCAAGGCCTTCGAAGAATTCCCGATGCGGTAG
- a CDS encoding class I SAM-dependent methyltransferase translates to MQPWDLLASDSVQGFIEEALTRKWDALQVSTALQKAGYSNEDRAAIMDYMALVPKFREKFANNETARGMFLLCDKLALEQSTAQDIGRWKANLWPHGNDATSDATENATGADAEVHDLCCGMGGDSFYLPAGLKVTGVDLDENRLAMYSHNMQAFGKNARTICADVRQVAHENDAKMPASAGMTKTDYFTIDPARRALEGENQRDLKNLTPTLEEVIEISRHYRGGMAKLPPGYPPAEIPDGTEILYLGGHSDCRECLVLFGELAKHPDTVRAIIVGKAGETLAEWTRRRDRSLETLDDDLQEKLDRNDSLEGKDRTYRTATSRSDLPLGEIGKYIAEPAPVLIRSRIFNEAALAHDPDAHLISEGIAYVSSDKPLPAPGFSCYEVLAHTEIATGAVRSMLKEHDIGKITLKLRGVKLDPDAEAKRLKPKGKNSAILFYTRFRGEKIAILAKKL, encoded by the coding sequence ATGCAACCATGGGATTTGCTCGCATCTGACTCCGTCCAGGGCTTTATCGAAGAAGCCCTTACGCGCAAGTGGGATGCGTTGCAGGTTTCGACCGCGCTCCAGAAGGCGGGCTACAGCAACGAGGACCGAGCGGCTATCATGGACTACATGGCGCTCGTGCCCAAGTTCCGTGAAAAATTCGCAAATAACGAGACCGCCCGCGGAATGTTCCTCCTGTGCGACAAGCTCGCGCTGGAACAGAGCACCGCGCAAGATATCGGGCGCTGGAAGGCGAATCTGTGGCCGCACGGGAACGACGCGACCAGCGACGCAACCGAAAATGCAACTGGCGCAGACGCAGAAGTTCACGACCTGTGCTGCGGCATGGGCGGAGACAGTTTTTACCTGCCCGCAGGCCTGAAAGTGACGGGAGTCGACCTGGACGAAAACCGCCTCGCGATGTATAGCCACAACATGCAGGCGTTCGGGAAAAACGCCAGAACGATTTGCGCCGACGTGCGACAGGTCGCCCATGAGAACGACGCAAAGATGCCCGCCTCCGCGGGCATGACGAAAACGGACTACTTCACCATCGACCCGGCACGCCGTGCGCTCGAAGGCGAGAACCAGCGCGACCTGAAGAACCTCACGCCCACGCTCGAAGAAGTCATCGAAATCAGCAGGCACTACAGGGGCGGCATGGCAAAACTCCCGCCCGGCTACCCGCCCGCTGAAATCCCGGACGGAACCGAAATCCTCTACCTGGGCGGGCACAGCGACTGCCGCGAATGCCTCGTGCTCTTCGGGGAACTCGCAAAACACCCGGACACTGTCCGCGCAATCATTGTCGGGAAGGCGGGCGAAACGCTTGCAGAATGGACCCGCAGGCGCGACCGCTCGCTCGAGACCCTCGACGACGACCTGCAGGAAAAACTCGACCGGAACGACAGCCTCGAAGGCAAGGACCGCACCTACCGCACGGCGACGAGCCGGAGCGACCTGCCCCTCGGGGAAATCGGCAAGTACATCGCAGAACCCGCGCCGGTACTTATCCGCAGCCGCATATTCAACGAGGCGGCCCTCGCCCACGACCCGGATGCCCACCTGATTTCGGAAGGTATCGCGTATGTTTCTAGCGACAAGCCGCTCCCTGCACCGGGATTTTCCTGCTACGAAGTGCTCGCGCATACCGAAATCGCGACAGGCGCCGTCCGCAGCATGCTCAAGGAACACGACATCGGGAAAATCACGCTCAAGCTGCGCGGCGTAAAACTCGACCCCGACGCCGAAGCAAAGCGGCTCAAGCCCAAGGGCAAGAATTCCGCAATCCTGTTCTACACCCGCTTCCGCGGCGAGAAAATCGCCATACTCGCAAAAAAACTATGA
- the ung gene encoding uracil-DNA glycosylase encodes MTVKLEQSWLNLLADQFEQPYFKQIKNKLLQEKAEHHVVYPPGSKIFAALDYCPVDKVKAVIIGQDPYHNPGQAHGLCFSVPMGIEPPPSLVNIFQELHDDLGITPPPHGNLESWAHQGILLLNASLTVRAHMAASHAGIGWQQFTDTIIQRLSQVRENLVFLLWGSFAIKKQALVAPNRGHLILTAPHPSPLSAYRGFFGCKHFSKANAYLVSKGLEPIDWSIK; translated from the coding sequence ATGACCGTAAAACTTGAACAATCCTGGCTGAACCTGCTCGCCGACCAATTCGAGCAGCCGTATTTCAAACAAATTAAAAACAAGCTCTTGCAAGAGAAGGCGGAGCATCACGTGGTCTATCCGCCCGGCTCCAAGATTTTCGCGGCACTTGACTACTGCCCTGTAGATAAAGTAAAAGCGGTCATCATCGGGCAGGACCCCTACCACAATCCCGGCCAGGCGCACGGGCTGTGCTTCTCCGTGCCCATGGGTATCGAGCCTCCCCCGTCACTCGTGAACATCTTCCAGGAACTTCACGACGACCTCGGCATCACGCCGCCCCCGCACGGGAACCTCGAAAGCTGGGCCCACCAGGGAATCCTTCTCCTGAACGCATCGCTCACGGTCCGCGCCCACATGGCGGCAAGCCACGCCGGAATCGGCTGGCAGCAGTTCACCGACACCATCATCCAGCGCCTCTCCCAAGTGCGCGAGAATCTCGTGTTCTTGCTCTGGGGCAGTTTCGCCATCAAAAAGCAGGCGCTCGTGGCCCCGAACCGTGGCCACCTGATTCTCACCGCGCCACACCCGAGCCCGCTTTCGGCCTACCGCGGGTTCTTCGGCTGCAAGCATTTTAGCAAGGCAAATGCATACCTCGTCAGCAAGGGTCTAGAACCCATCGACTGGAGCATCAAGTAA
- a CDS encoding fibrobacter succinogenes major paralogous domain-containing protein produces the protein MKKLEYSAPLKKFSLIASFMLVAAIFVACGDDESFAVRPGEDEKSCSSTEELSSSSVSSSSLAKSSSSSAVSSSSNVKPQSSSSETRVSSSSSARSSSSSQIVPCKTETEDNCVYGTLVDDRDGQTYKTVTIGSQTWMAENLNYAARYSTCYKNDAANCSKYGRYYTWDIAIDSASLRNAIDRICGNGYICEFKNPIRGVCPSGWHLPSKAEWVVLFYSGVGGARVEGSMTTAGVYLKATSGWDWSALFEDDGNGYDSFGFAALPAGYKSADFFDEGKEAYFWTSTDERSEQATAIRLDQGSTTFTASLTKYMGASVRCVMDDPDTQAISGSVVESSSSEPEPPPCNVETDDSCFVDARDGQTYRMVYIARRIWMAQNLNYKTPKSYCYKDDSTNCARYGRLYTWSAAVDSVGVWSDACKGCGNSVRKSPDGQARGVCPEGWHLPSHNDWSALLAADSTTTKLKSTSGWSGSYESVDNGFSALPAGQGESSGLYTGLGYRTYFWSTSEDFTDRAEGMALYSSEREAEHVSLYKARAYSVRCILD, from the coding sequence ATGAAAAAATTAGAATACAGCGCCCCCCTCAAAAAATTCAGTCTGATTGCCTCGTTTATGCTTGTCGCGGCCATTTTTGTGGCTTGCGGTGACGACGAGTCCTTTGCTGTGAGGCCGGGAGAGGATGAAAAATCCTGTAGCAGCACCGAAGAGTTGTCTTCGTCCAGCGTGTCTAGCAGTTCGTTGGCCAAGTCGAGCAGTTCGTCTGCCGTGTCCAGCAGCAGTAACGTCAAACCGCAGTCGAGCTCTAGCGAGACAAGAGTGTCCAGCAGCAGTTCTGCCCGTTCTTCCAGTTCTTCGCAGATAGTTCCCTGCAAAACAGAGACGGAGGACAACTGCGTGTATGGGACCCTGGTCGACGATCGCGACGGCCAGACGTACAAGACGGTAACGATCGGCTCGCAAACCTGGATGGCCGAAAATCTGAACTATGCGGCGCGGTACAGTACCTGTTACAAGAACGATGCAGCCAACTGTTCCAAGTACGGCAGGTATTACACGTGGGATATTGCCATCGATAGCGCATCTCTCCGGAATGCAATCGACAGGATCTGTGGCAATGGATATATTTGCGAATTCAAGAATCCCATACGGGGCGTGTGCCCCAGCGGTTGGCACTTGCCGAGTAAGGCGGAGTGGGTCGTTCTGTTCTACTCGGGTGTCGGAGGTGCGCGGGTAGAGGGTTCCATGACGACGGCGGGAGTGTACCTCAAGGCCACTTCGGGGTGGGACTGGAGTGCCCTTTTTGAGGATGACGGTAATGGTTATGATTCTTTCGGATTTGCGGCACTCCCTGCCGGTTACAAATCCGCAGATTTCTTTGACGAAGGCAAGGAAGCATATTTCTGGACATCGACGGATGAACGGAGCGAACAGGCCACTGCCATAAGGCTGGATCAAGGGTCCACGACATTTACGGCATCCTTGACGAAGTACATGGGGGCCTCTGTCCGTTGTGTGATGGATGACCCCGATACGCAGGCAATTTCTGGCAGTGTCGTGGAATCGTCAAGTTCAGAACCGGAGCCGCCTCCCTGCAATGTAGAAACGGATGACAGTTGCTTTGTGGATGCCCGCGATGGCCAAACTTACAGGATGGTTTACATCGCACGCCGTATTTGGATGGCGCAGAACCTCAACTACAAGACTCCGAAAAGTTATTGCTATAAGGATGACTCGACCAATTGCGCCAGGTATGGTCGCCTTTACACCTGGAGCGCTGCCGTCGATAGCGTGGGTGTCTGGAGTGACGCTTGCAAGGGGTGCGGTAATTCAGTCCGCAAGAGCCCGGATGGCCAGGCTCGAGGTGTTTGCCCTGAAGGTTGGCACTTGCCTTCGCATAATGACTGGTCGGCCTTGTTGGCGGCAGACAGCACGACTACGAAATTGAAATCGACTAGCGGTTGGTCCGGTAGTTACGAAAGCGTCGACAATGGCTTTTCTGCACTGCCTGCAGGCCAGGGGGAAAGTTCAGGACTTTATACGGGCTTGGGCTATAGAACATATTTCTGGTCGACCAGTGAAGACTTTACCGATAGGGCGGAAGGTATGGCCCTTTATTCTAGCGAACGCGAGGCCGAACATGTATCCCTCTATAAAGCGAGGGCTTATTCGGTCCGCTGCATATTGGATTAG
- a CDS encoding DUF4321 domain-containing protein, whose amino-acid sequence MTNRNTFGRLILFIVLGLIIGGVLGECLGLLFGELGELMNAGGYDNIVHNFFVKSFSPSFGFNGDNASPAVLDLYMIKLALGISFKFNVVSIIGMAISIYIMKWSGGNR is encoded by the coding sequence ATGACTAACAGAAACACCTTCGGACGACTCATCCTCTTTATCGTGCTCGGCCTCATCATCGGCGGAGTGCTCGGTGAATGCCTCGGGCTCCTCTTCGGGGAACTCGGCGAACTCATGAACGCGGGCGGTTACGACAACATCGTGCACAACTTCTTCGTGAAGTCCTTCTCGCCCTCGTTCGGGTTTAACGGAGATAACGCGAGCCCTGCGGTTCTCGACCTCTACATGATCAAGCTCGCCCTGGGAATCAGTTTCAAGTTTAACGTCGTCAGCATCATCGGCATGGCCATCTCGATATACATCATGAAATGGTCCGGAGGAAATAGGTAA
- the gatA gene encoding Asp-tRNA(Asn)/Glu-tRNA(Gln) amidotransferase subunit GatA: METIKNLSAKLASGEISAVALAQDSLAKIEATKNLNAYISVLNERALAKAAESDKRRAEGKSLGALDGIPVAVKDNMCLEGTRTTAASKILDNFVAPYTATAIEKLEAAGAVIVGKTNMDEFAMGSSSETSYYGPVKNPLDESRVPGGSSGGSAVAVASGTVACALGSDTGGSIRQPAACTGVVGLKPTYGRVSRYGLLAYASSLDQIGPFGTTVADCATLLNAICGIDPHDNTTSTREPEDFGAKLDAGVKGKVIGVPKEYFAEGLDPECKAAIENMLKKMEAEGATLKEVGLPHIGFAVSSYYIIATAEASSNLSRYDGVRYGYRSKEARKLFDLYAKSRSEGFGKEVQRRILLGSYVLSAGFYDAYYVQAQKVRRLITDDFSKAFESCDVIASPTMPGLPLKCGMNESDPMAVYLSDIYTVSLNLAGLPGVSVPCGMAGGLPVGLQWIGKPFQETDLLSVAAATEKLAK; this comes from the coding sequence ATGGAAACCATCAAGAATTTGAGCGCCAAGCTCGCTAGCGGCGAGATTTCGGCAGTTGCTCTCGCGCAGGACTCTCTCGCAAAAATTGAAGCCACCAAGAATTTGAACGCCTATATCAGCGTGCTGAACGAGCGCGCCCTCGCGAAGGCCGCGGAATCGGACAAGCGCCGTGCCGAAGGCAAGAGTCTCGGCGCGCTGGACGGCATCCCCGTTGCCGTGAAGGACAATATGTGCCTCGAAGGTACGCGCACTACGGCAGCCTCCAAGATTCTCGACAACTTCGTCGCCCCCTACACCGCTACCGCCATCGAAAAGCTCGAAGCGGCAGGTGCGGTTATCGTCGGCAAGACGAACATGGACGAATTCGCGATGGGTTCGAGCAGCGAGACCTCGTACTATGGGCCGGTGAAGAACCCGCTCGACGAATCCCGCGTGCCGGGCGGTTCCAGTGGCGGTTCGGCCGTAGCCGTGGCCAGTGGCACAGTCGCCTGTGCGCTCGGCTCCGACACCGGTGGTTCTATCCGTCAGCCCGCCGCCTGCACAGGCGTCGTGGGCTTAAAGCCCACCTACGGCCGAGTGTCCCGCTATGGCCTGCTGGCCTATGCAAGCTCCCTGGACCAGATTGGACCCTTCGGCACTACCGTCGCCGACTGCGCCACTCTCCTTAACGCCATCTGCGGCATCGACCCGCACGACAACACCACGAGCACCCGCGAACCCGAGGACTTCGGCGCGAAGCTCGACGCAGGCGTGAAGGGCAAGGTCATCGGCGTTCCCAAGGAATACTTCGCCGAAGGTCTCGACCCGGAATGCAAGGCCGCTATCGAGAACATGCTCAAGAAGATGGAAGCCGAAGGCGCCACCCTCAAGGAAGTGGGCCTCCCGCACATCGGTTTCGCGGTATCGAGCTACTACATCATCGCAACCGCCGAAGCAAGCAGCAACCTCAGCCGCTACGACGGTGTGCGCTACGGCTACCGGAGCAAGGAAGCCCGCAAGCTGTTCGACCTGTATGCCAAGTCCCGCAGCGAAGGCTTTGGCAAGGAAGTCCAGCGCCGTATTCTCCTCGGCAGCTACGTGCTCAGCGCCGGTTTCTACGACGCCTACTACGTGCAGGCCCAGAAGGTGCGCCGCCTCATCACGGACGACTTCAGCAAGGCATTCGAAAGCTGCGACGTGATTGCAAGCCCCACGATGCCGGGCCTCCCGCTCAAGTGCGGCATGAACGAGTCCGACCCGATGGCGGTTTACCTGAGCGACATCTACACCGTGAGCCTGAACCTCGCCGGTCTCCCGGGCGTGAGCGTGCCCTGCGGCATGGCAGGCGGGCTCCCCGTCGGCCTGCAGTGGATTGGCAAGCCGTTCCAGGAAACGGACCTGCTCAGCGTCGCCGCCGCGACTGAAAAGCTTGCAAAGTGA